In a genomic window of Vigna angularis cultivar LongXiaoDou No.4 chromosome 6, ASM1680809v1, whole genome shotgun sequence:
- the LOC108342289 gene encoding nucleoside hydrolase 3 isoform X2, which translates to MFLSLPPFDSDIPTAYFVCDRILGYSKSRERMSPMKFCVAVVLFLFATTTEGQHHRILLDTDVDTDDVFALLYLLKLNRSEFRLEGVTISANAWTNVGHAVNQVYDILYMMGRDDIAVGMGGEGGILPNGTILPNVGGYLSIIEQGMTTTGACRYRQAIPKGRRGLLDIDTNYGIRKAFLPQGRRKYTPLQQATAQQVLIEKISAGPISLIVIGVQTNIAIFLMNNPHLKKNVEHIYIMGGGVRSRNPTCCPQNASSSCVPKQCGDRGNLFTNYKANPYAEFNIFGDPFAAYQVIHSGIPITLVPLDATNTIPITEEFFNEFEKSQDTYEAQYCFKSLKMAKMARDTWLDNQFYTSYFMWDSFTSGVAISSMRNSNKKNEFAEMEYRNITVITSNKPFGICDGSNPFFDGLKVPKFNLKKGGVHSGHVQQGLKDQFCLVKNGKGRCQDGYTSEVDGPNSVKVLIATKAKPNQDVRSPLDKQYFKSFLNVLKQPQNSGRFNFSTQFPHYKEVTYVPNFQNKTLGKPVVFDMDMSIGDFLALFYLLKVDVQVINLKAIIVSPTGWTNAATIDVIYDLLHMMGRDDIPVGLGEVFAVNESDPQFPLVGDCNYAKAIPHGNGGLLDSDTLYGLARDLPRSPKRQPLAMEIWESVLQTMEPRSKITVLTNGPLTTLAKVVSLKNISSRIEEVYVVGGHINKNVYDKGNVFSVPSNHYAEFNMFLDPLAAKIVFQSEVNITLIPLNVQHIASSFSHILCWLRRIEQTPEVVFSNRVLLRLQRLKKSHHRYQHMDTFLGEILGAVVLADKYSGLSEKFEVKPVKVLAEGDVSIDGKMVVDEEDGKLVRILSHVNAKAYHKMYANRLGDWNQSAKVGSFEDQRRKWSHPHSS; encoded by the exons atgTTCCTTTCACTTCCTCCTTTTGACTCTGACATTCCAACTGCATATTTTGTATGCGACAGAATTCTAGGCTACTCCAAAAGTAGAGAGAGAATGTCTCCAATGAAGTTTTGTGTAGCTGtggtattgtttttgtttgcaACTACTACGGAAGGCCAACATCATCGAATTCTTTTGGATACAGATGTTGATACTGATGATGTATTTGCTCTGCTCTACCTTTTGAAGCTCAATAGATCAGAGTTTCGATTGGAG GGAGTGACAATTAGTGCAAATGCCTGGACTAATGTGGGACATGCTGTGAATCAAGTTTATGACATACTTTACATGATGGGACGAGATGACATAGCTGTTGGAATGGGAGGTGAGGGTGGAATACTCCCAAACGGTACCATACTCCCAAATGTAGGTGGATATCTTTCAATTATAGAACAG GGAATGACAACAACAGGAGCTTGCAGATACAGGCAAGCCATTCCTAAGGGCCGAAGAGGGCTCTTAGATATTGATACTAATTATGGCATACGAAAAGCTTTCCTTCCACAG GGGAGAAGAAAATACACTCCCTTACAACAAGCAACTGCTCAGCAAGTGCTGATTGAGAAAATATCTGCAGGTCCAATAAGTTTGATTGTGATAGGGGTGCAAACAAACATTGCTATTTTTCTTATGAATAATCCACACTTGAAGAAAAATGTGGAACATATTTACATCATGGGTGGTGGTGTAAGGTCAAGAAACCCAACTTGTTGCCCCCAAAATGCTTCCTCTTCCTGTGTTCCTAAGCAATGTGGTGACCGAGGCAATTTATTCACAAATTATAAAGCAAACCCTTATGCAGAGTTCAATATATTTGGTGACCCTTTTGCAGCATATCAG GTTATTCATTCTGGTATACCTATTACACTTGTCCCTCTTGATGCAACAAACACAATTCCCATCACTGAAGAATTCtttaatgaatttgagaaaagtcAAGACACATACGAGGCACAATACTGTTTCAAGTCCTTGAAAATGGCCAAAATGGCTCGTGATACTTGGCTTGACAACCAATTTTACACG AGTTATTTTATGTGGGATTCTTTCACATCTGGTGTAGCAATCTCAAGCATGAGAAACtcgaataaaaaaaatgaatttgctGAGATGGAGTACAGAAACATAACTGTAATCACTTCTAACAAACCATTTGGAATATGTGATGGCTCTAATCCATTCTTTGATGGCCTCAAAGTACCTAAATTCAATCTAAAGAAAGGTGGAGTGCACAGTGGTCATGTTCAACAAGGGCTTAAAGATCAATTTTGCCTTGTCAAGAATGGGAAAGGTAGATGTCAG GATGGTTATACATCTGAGGTGGATGGTCCTAACTCAGTCAAAGTACTTATTGCCACTAAAGCAAAGCCTAACCAAGATGTTAGGAGTCCACTTGACAAGCAATATTTCAAAAGCTTCTTAAAT GTTTTAAAGCAACCACAAAATTCTGGGAGGTTCAACTTCAGTACACAGTTTCCTCACTACAAAGAAGTAACTTACGTgccaaattttcaaaacaaaacactGGGGAAACCTGTTGTGTTTGATATGGACATGAGCATAGGAGATTTTCTTGCTCTATTCTACCTCCTCAAAGTTGATGTTCAAGTTATAAATCTTAAG GCAATAATTGTGAGTCCAACTGGGTGGACAAATGCTGCAACAATAGATGTGATTTATGACTTACTACACATGATGGGTCGTGATGATATCCCAGTTGGTCTTGGTGAAGTTTTTGCAGTGAATGAATCAGACCCACAATTTCCACTTGTTGGAGATTGCAACTATGCTAAAGCAATTCCCCATGGAAATGGTGGACTTTTGGACTCTGACACTCTTTATGGACTTGCTCGTGATTTGCCACGTAGTCCCAAAAG ACAACCATTGGCAATGGAAATTTGGGAGTCTGTATTGCAAACAATGGAACCTAGATCTAAGATTACAGTATTAACCAATGGACCCTTGACTACTTTGGCAAAGGTTGTATCACTGAAAAACATTAGCTCAAGAATTGAG GAGGTTTATGTAGTGGGAGGACACATCAACAAGAATGTCTATGACAAAGGAAATGTATTTTCTGTTCCTTCCAACCACTATGCAGAATTTAATATGTTCCTAGATCCTTTAGCAGCCAAAATAGTGTTTCAATCAGAAGTTAACATCACACTCATTCCACTCAATGTCCAGCATATAGCAAGTTCGTTTTCACACATTTTATGTTGGTTGCGTAGGATTGAACAGACACCTGAAGTTGTTTTTTCCAATCGTGTGCTTTTAAGGCTACAACGTCTGAAGAAAAGCCACCACAGATATCAGCATATG GATACATTCTTAGGAGAAATTCTGGGTGCTGTTGTCCTAGCTGACAAGTATTCAGGTCTAAGTGAAAAATTTGAGGTGAAGCCGGTTAAAGTCTTGGCCGAAGGAGATGTGTCCATCGATGGAAAAATGGTGGTGGATGAGGAAGATGGAAAATTAGTCAGAATTTTAAGCCATGTGAATGCCAAGGCTTATCATAAGATGTATGCAAATAGGCTTGGTGACTGGAACCAATCGGCTAAGGTAGGAAGCTTTGAAGATCAGAGAAGGAAATGGAGTCATCCACATTCCTCATGA